The following are from one region of the Sandaracinus amylolyticus genome:
- a CDS encoding SLC13 family permease, whose translation MGWEGYVTCGVVAALIVALARNSASADALLLGAATVLSTMRIFSDQFLDPRDVASALGNQGLVTVAALFVVAAGLAHSGGSSRIGAPILGRPRSTFAAQVRMMLPVTAVSAFLNNTTVVAAFLPVVKDWARTYRLDVTRLLMPLSYAAVLGGVCTLIGTSTNIVVQGLMIDAGMPGMGMFSLTPIGIAIAAAGIVYVVIASRILLPSRTPAAERLANPREYTVEMEVEKASPLDGSSIEKAGLRQLPGLFLAEVHRGDDVEPAVGPEFVLRGGDRLIFVGLVHSVADLTNVRGLVPVADGDGIELDVPRTDRIFCEAVVSVTSPMVGKSIRDGRFRGRYGAAVLAVHRNGELIKQKVGDIVLQPGDTLLVEGPPRFLEEQRDRGDFFLVSAVEGRAPVRHDRGWLSIAILAAVVLGGALEPITNLDVLPFALAGGALMIVTGCCTMEQARRSIDWSVLFSIAGALVVARTLESTGAAAVMASGVVAIAQPLGPTFALAAVYVTTLLLTELLTNNAAAALAFPLAIATAQQLGVSAMPFAIAIAIAASCGFATPTGYQTHLMVYGAGGYRFGDFMRMGAGLDIVCAVIATLLIPLVFPF comes from the coding sequence TTGGGCTGGGAAGGGTACGTGACCTGCGGCGTGGTCGCCGCGCTGATCGTCGCGCTCGCGCGCAACTCCGCCTCCGCCGACGCGCTCCTGCTCGGCGCCGCGACGGTGCTCTCGACGATGCGGATCTTCTCGGATCAGTTCCTCGATCCGCGCGACGTCGCGTCGGCGCTCGGCAACCAGGGTCTGGTCACGGTCGCGGCGCTCTTCGTGGTCGCGGCCGGGCTCGCGCACTCGGGCGGCAGCTCGCGCATCGGCGCGCCGATCCTCGGCAGGCCACGCAGCACGTTCGCCGCTCAAGTGCGCATGATGTTGCCGGTCACGGCGGTCAGCGCGTTCCTCAACAACACGACCGTCGTCGCGGCGTTCCTGCCGGTCGTGAAGGACTGGGCGCGCACCTACCGCCTCGACGTCACGCGGCTCCTGATGCCGCTCTCGTACGCGGCGGTGCTCGGCGGCGTGTGCACGCTGATCGGCACCAGCACGAACATCGTCGTGCAGGGCCTGATGATCGACGCCGGCATGCCCGGGATGGGCATGTTCTCGCTCACGCCGATCGGCATCGCGATCGCGGCCGCGGGCATCGTCTACGTCGTGATCGCCTCGCGCATCCTGCTGCCCTCGCGCACGCCCGCCGCGGAGCGCCTCGCGAACCCGCGCGAGTACACCGTCGAGATGGAGGTCGAGAAGGCCAGCCCGCTCGACGGCTCCTCGATCGAGAAGGCGGGCCTGCGCCAGCTCCCCGGGCTCTTCCTCGCCGAGGTGCATCGCGGCGACGACGTCGAGCCCGCCGTCGGCCCGGAGTTCGTGCTGCGCGGCGGCGATCGCCTGATCTTCGTCGGGCTCGTGCACTCGGTCGCGGATCTCACGAACGTGCGCGGCCTCGTGCCGGTGGCCGACGGAGACGGCATCGAGCTCGACGTGCCCCGCACCGACCGCATCTTCTGCGAGGCGGTCGTCAGCGTGACCTCGCCGATGGTCGGCAAGAGCATCCGCGACGGGCGCTTCCGCGGGCGCTACGGCGCGGCGGTGCTCGCGGTCCATCGCAACGGCGAGCTCATCAAGCAGAAGGTCGGCGACATCGTGCTGCAGCCCGGCGACACGCTGCTGGTCGAGGGGCCGCCCCGCTTCCTCGAGGAGCAGCGCGATCGCGGCGACTTCTTCCTGGTGTCGGCGGTCGAGGGGCGCGCGCCGGTGCGCCACGATCGCGGCTGGCTCTCGATCGCGATCCTCGCCGCGGTGGTGCTCGGCGGCGCGCTCGAGCCGATCACGAACCTCGACGTGCTGCCCTTCGCGCTCGCGGGCGGCGCGCTGATGATCGTGACCGGCTGCTGCACGATGGAGCAGGCGCGGCGCTCGATCGACTGGAGCGTGCTCTTCTCGATCGCGGGCGCGCTCGTGGTCGCGCGCACGCTGGAGTCGACGGGCGCAGCGGCGGTGATGGCGAGCGGCGTGGTCGCGATCGCGCAGCCGCTCGGTCCGACGTTCGCGCTCGCGGCGGTGTACGTGACGACGCTGCTGCTGACCGAGCTGCTGACGAACAACGCCGCGGCTGCGCTCGCGTTCCCGCTCGCGATCGCGACGGCGCAGCAGCTCGGGGTGAGCGCGATGCCGTTCGCGATCGCGATCGCGATCGCCGCATCATGCGGCTTCGCGACGCCGACCGGGTACCAGACGCACCTGATGGTCTACGGCGCGGGCGGCTACCGCTTCGGCGACTTCATGCGGATGGGCGCGGGGCTCGACATCGTCTGCGCGGTCATCGCGACCCTGCTGATCCCGCTGGTCTTCCCGTTCTGA
- a CDS encoding succinate dehydrogenase/fumarate reductase iron-sulfur subunit, whose product MAETIDLKLHVWRQNGPNDAGRFEDYSEYAKGISTHASFLEMMDVVNDKLILAGKEPFAFDHDCREGICGTCGVVINGQPHGPQRATTTCQLHMRKFENGATIYVEPFRAKSFPVIKDLMVERASLDRIIQAGGYITVRAGSAVDANEMPIAKPIADEAMDAAACIGCGACVAACPNASASLFTAAKIAHLGLLPQGQAERSRRALDMVAQHDREEFGACSNHYECEAACPKQISVAFIARMNRDHLKAQLTYKEPTAKDGGAG is encoded by the coding sequence GTGGCCGAGACGATCGATCTGAAGCTTCACGTCTGGCGCCAGAACGGCCCGAACGATGCGGGCCGCTTCGAGGACTACTCGGAGTACGCCAAGGGCATCAGCACCCACGCGTCGTTCCTCGAGATGATGGACGTCGTGAACGACAAGCTGATCCTCGCGGGCAAGGAGCCGTTCGCGTTCGATCACGACTGCCGCGAGGGCATCTGCGGCACCTGCGGCGTGGTGATCAACGGGCAGCCCCACGGGCCGCAGCGCGCGACCACGACCTGCCAGCTCCACATGCGCAAGTTCGAGAACGGCGCGACGATCTACGTCGAGCCGTTCCGAGCGAAGTCGTTCCCGGTGATCAAGGACCTGATGGTCGAGCGCGCGTCGCTCGATCGCATCATCCAGGCGGGCGGCTACATCACGGTGCGCGCGGGCAGCGCGGTCGACGCGAACGAGATGCCGATCGCGAAGCCGATCGCCGACGAGGCGATGGACGCCGCGGCGTGCATCGGCTGCGGCGCGTGCGTCGCGGCGTGCCCGAACGCGTCGGCGAGCCTCTTCACGGCGGCGAAGATCGCTCACCTCGGCCTGCTCCCGCAGGGCCAGGCGGAGCGCTCGCGCCGCGCGCTCGACATGGTCGCGCAGCACGACCGCGAAGAGTTCGGCGCGTGCTCGAACCACTACGAGTGCGAGGCCGCGTGCCCGAAGCAGATCAGCGTCGCGTTCATCGCGCGCATGAACCGCGACCACCTCAAGGCGCAGCTCACGTACAAGGAGCCGACCGCGAAGGACGGCGGCGCTGGGTGA
- a CDS encoding fumarate reductase/succinate dehydrogenase flavoprotein subunit, translating to MELRSNAPTGPIEKRWEQHRFDMKLVNPANKRKFDVIMVGTGLAGAAGAASLADLGYNVKAFCYQDSPRRAHSIAAQGGINAAKNYQGDGDSIHRLFYDTVKGGDFRARESNVHRLAEVSVNIIDQCAALGVPFAREYGGLLANRSFGGAQVSRTFYARGQTGQQLLLGAYSSLERTIASGKVKMYTRCEMVDVIVADGRAVGIVTRDLVTGKIEAHTADVVILATGGYGNVFYLSTNAKGCNATAIWRAHKKGALFANPCFTQIHPTCIPQAGEYQSKLTLMSESLRNDGRVWVPKDASNASKDPRTIAESDRYYYLEERYPAFGNLVPRDIASRAAKKVCDDGLGVGPEVMGVRRGVYLDFSAAIKRDGKSAIAEKYGNLFEMYERITGEDPYEMPMRIYPATHYTMGGLWVDYNLMSTIDGCFVAGEANFSDHGANRLGASALMQGLADGFFVLPYTITDYLARKGKAKVDESHPAVKDALREAKERFQKLVDVGQKGRLTVDQFHRKLGAIIWDNCGMARNAKDLKQALAAIPDLREQFHRDVKITGGGETLNRELEKAGRVADFMELGELMCLDALDREESAGCHLREEFQTPEGEAQRNDEKFAYVAAWEWKGAGARSWELQKEPLTFEYVKLTQRSYK from the coding sequence ATGGAGCTGCGCTCGAACGCCCCGACGGGCCCGATCGAAAAGCGCTGGGAACAGCACCGCTTCGACATGAAGCTGGTCAATCCGGCGAACAAGCGGAAGTTCGACGTCATCATGGTCGGCACCGGGCTCGCCGGCGCGGCCGGCGCCGCGTCGCTCGCGGACCTCGGCTACAACGTCAAGGCGTTCTGCTACCAGGACTCGCCGCGCCGCGCGCACTCGATCGCCGCGCAGGGCGGCATCAACGCCGCGAAGAACTACCAGGGCGACGGCGACAGCATCCACCGCCTCTTCTACGACACGGTGAAGGGCGGCGACTTCCGCGCGCGCGAGAGCAACGTCCACCGCCTCGCCGAGGTCAGCGTCAACATCATCGACCAGTGCGCGGCGCTCGGCGTGCCCTTCGCGCGCGAGTACGGCGGTCTCCTCGCCAACCGCAGCTTCGGCGGCGCGCAGGTCTCGCGCACGTTCTACGCGCGCGGTCAGACCGGCCAGCAGCTGCTGCTCGGTGCGTACTCGTCGCTCGAGCGCACCATCGCGAGCGGCAAGGTCAAGATGTACACGCGCTGCGAGATGGTGGACGTGATCGTCGCCGACGGGCGCGCGGTCGGCATCGTCACCCGCGACCTCGTCACCGGGAAGATCGAGGCGCACACCGCCGACGTCGTCATCCTCGCGACCGGCGGCTACGGCAACGTCTTCTACCTCTCGACGAACGCCAAGGGCTGCAACGCGACCGCGATCTGGCGCGCGCACAAGAAGGGCGCGCTCTTCGCGAACCCGTGCTTCACGCAGATCCACCCGACGTGCATCCCGCAGGCGGGCGAGTACCAGAGCAAGCTGACTCTGATGAGCGAGTCGCTGCGCAACGACGGCCGCGTGTGGGTGCCGAAGGACGCGAGCAACGCGTCGAAGGACCCGCGCACGATCGCGGAGTCGGATCGCTACTACTACCTCGAGGAGCGCTACCCGGCGTTCGGCAACCTCGTCCCGCGCGACATCGCTTCGCGTGCGGCGAAGAAGGTGTGCGACGACGGGCTCGGCGTGGGCCCCGAGGTCATGGGCGTCCGGCGCGGCGTCTACCTGGACTTCAGCGCGGCCATCAAGCGCGACGGCAAGAGCGCGATCGCGGAGAAGTACGGCAACCTCTTCGAGATGTACGAGCGCATCACCGGCGAGGACCCGTACGAGATGCCGATGCGCATCTACCCGGCGACCCACTACACGATGGGTGGGCTCTGGGTCGACTACAACCTCATGAGCACGATCGACGGCTGCTTCGTCGCGGGTGAGGCGAACTTCTCGGATCACGGCGCGAACCGCCTCGGCGCGAGCGCGCTGATGCAGGGCCTCGCCGACGGCTTCTTCGTGCTGCCCTACACGATCACCGACTACCTCGCGCGCAAGGGCAAGGCGAAGGTCGACGAGTCGCACCCGGCCGTGAAGGACGCGCTCCGCGAGGCGAAGGAGCGCTTCCAGAAGCTCGTCGACGTCGGCCAGAAGGGCCGCCTGACGGTCGATCAGTTCCACCGCAAGCTCGGCGCGATCATCTGGGACAACTGCGGCATGGCCCGCAACGCGAAGGACCTGAAGCAGGCCCTCGCGGCGATCCCGGATCTGCGCGAGCAGTTCCACCGCGACGTGAAGATCACGGGCGGCGGCGAGACGCTCAACCGCGAGCTCGAGAAGGCGGGGCGCGTCGCGGACTTCATGGAGCTCGGCGAGCTGATGTGCCTCGACGCGCTCGACCGCGAGGAGAGCGCGGGCTGCCATCTCCGCGAGGAGTTCCAGACGCCGGAAGGCGAAGCGCAGCGCAACGACGAGAAGTTCGCGTACGTCGCGGCCTGGGAGTGGAAGGGCGCGGGCGCGCGCTCTTGGGAGCTCCAGAAGGAACCGCTGACGTTCGAGTACGTCAAGCTCACCCAGCGCTCGTACAAGTGA
- a CDS encoding succinate dehydrogenase cytochrome b subunit, translating to MQKALTLTRTSIGKKALVAITGAILFAFVIGHLIGNLQVFLGPEHLNAYAEFLHSMPKALWTARAVLLLALIVHVGLTVQLAVANSAARPNRYKVSSDVGDQGPLMRYARKTMILSGPIVFAFIAFHLAHLTIGADVIQGYRFDPHDVYLNVVYGFRSVWVTSFYVFANILLGFHLYQGGQSLLQSLGLRSPRFDQRVRGAAMAFAAFVTLGNVLIPLTIMARVVGGDVPDLPALPPTP from the coding sequence ATGCAGAAGGCGCTGACCCTCACGCGGACCTCGATCGGCAAGAAGGCGCTGGTCGCCATCACGGGCGCGATCCTCTTCGCCTTCGTGATCGGGCACCTGATCGGCAACCTGCAGGTCTTCCTCGGCCCCGAGCACCTCAACGCGTACGCAGAATTCCTGCACTCGATGCCGAAGGCGCTGTGGACGGCGCGCGCCGTCCTGCTGCTCGCGCTGATCGTCCACGTCGGCCTCACGGTGCAGCTCGCGGTCGCGAACAGCGCGGCGCGCCCCAACCGCTACAAGGTCTCGAGCGACGTCGGCGACCAGGGCCCGCTGATGCGCTACGCGCGCAAGACGATGATCCTCTCGGGCCCGATCGTGTTCGCGTTCATCGCGTTCCACCTCGCGCACCTGACGATCGGCGCCGACGTCATCCAGGGCTACCGCTTCGATCCCCACGACGTCTATCTCAACGTCGTCTACGGCTTCCGCAGCGTGTGGGTCACGTCGTTCTACGTCTTCGCGAACATCCTGCTCGGCTTCCACCTCTACCAGGGTGGCCAGTCGCTGCTGCAGAGCCTCGGTCTCCGCTCGCCGCGCTTCGATCAGCGCGTGCGCGGTGCCGCGATGGCGTTCGCCGCGTTCGTCACGCTCGGCAACGTGCTCATCCCGCTCACGATCATGGCGCGCGTCGTCGGCGGTGACGTGCCCGACCTCCCCGCGCTGCCGCCCACGCCTTGA
- a CDS encoding KamA family radical SAM protein, with protein sequence MSLPVLPSARPPADDDAGLDASDWRWQVRHAITDLAGLEAALELTPEEREGTRRALAGGFPMSITPYYLGLCDRHDPHCPIRLQCVPRIEEAREVPGDLRDPLGEEAHEVAPHLVRRYPDRVLLIATDRCSVYCRFCTRSRMVGQDGGVRALEKLEPAFAWIEAHPEIHDVIVSGGDPLVGTDARIAAILERLARIEHVMVVRMATRAPVTLPQRISSDLCRALRSHPSVWVMTHFNHPKELSPESREACARLVDHGIPVMNQSVLLRGVNDDARTLETLFRGLVRARVRPYYLLQADPVRGTSHLRTPLQTGIDLMERLQGRVGGIALPKLIVDTPGGMGKVPVGPDWIVRRERGVTTLRTHRGVEVDYVDPPAAPQVCVTADRD encoded by the coding sequence ATGTCGCTCCCCGTCCTGCCGTCGGCCCGCCCGCCTGCCGACGACGACGCGGGCCTCGATGCGTCCGACTGGCGCTGGCAGGTCCGCCACGCGATCACCGACCTCGCCGGTCTCGAAGCTGCGCTGGAGCTCACGCCGGAGGAGCGCGAGGGCACGCGCCGCGCGCTCGCGGGCGGCTTCCCGATGTCGATCACGCCCTATTACCTCGGGCTCTGTGATCGCCACGATCCCCACTGCCCGATCCGCCTGCAGTGCGTGCCGCGCATCGAGGAGGCGCGCGAGGTCCCCGGCGATCTCCGCGATCCCCTCGGCGAAGAAGCGCACGAGGTCGCGCCCCACCTCGTCCGCCGTTACCCCGATCGCGTCCTCTTGATCGCGACCGATCGCTGCTCGGTCTACTGCCGCTTCTGCACCCGCTCGCGCATGGTCGGTCAGGACGGCGGCGTGCGCGCGCTCGAGAAGCTCGAGCCCGCCTTCGCATGGATCGAGGCACACCCCGAGATCCACGACGTGATCGTCTCGGGCGGCGACCCGCTGGTGGGCACCGACGCGCGCATCGCGGCCATCCTCGAGCGCCTCGCGCGCATCGAGCACGTGATGGTCGTGCGCATGGCCACGCGCGCCCCTGTCACGTTGCCGCAGCGCATCTCGTCGGATCTGTGTCGGGCGCTGCGATCGCACCCGTCGGTCTGGGTCATGACCCACTTCAACCATCCGAAGGAGCTCTCGCCCGAGTCGCGCGAGGCGTGCGCGCGCCTCGTCGATCACGGCATCCCGGTGATGAACCAGAGCGTGCTCCTGCGCGGCGTGAACGACGACGCACGAACGCTCGAGACGCTCTTCCGAGGCCTGGTGCGCGCGCGCGTGCGGCCCTATTACCTCCTCCAGGCCGACCCGGTCCGCGGCACGTCGCACCTGCGTACGCCGCTCCAGACCGGGATCGATCTCATGGAGCGACTGCAAGGACGCGTCGGTGGCATCGCGCTGCCGAAGCTGATCGTCGACACCCCGGGCGGGATGGGGAAGGTGCCGGTCGGTCCCGATTGGATCGTCCGCCGCGAGCGTGGTGTCACCACGCTGCGCACGCACCGTGGTGTGGAGGTCGATTACGTCGATCCGCCCGCGGCCCCGCAGGTGTGCGTCACTGCGGATCGCGATTGA
- a CDS encoding Kazal-type serine protease inhibitor domain-containing protein, with protein MRSIRALGVFFVLAGVLAACGGGNGGGTEGASGGDQHAGGDACEASACGPRPQMPNSPCADGVTVAGPACERDANGRCAWVIRECPPTAPTGGGAGGAAQGAMCGGIAGVQCASGQFCDFGSHCGAGDQSGTCRAQPEVCAEIYQPVCGCDGRTYGNECDANRAGVSVASQGECAAAAGGGAAGGGGERACGSRGLAPCGADEFCDWPASAQCGATDAPGVCRPRPQMCTREFNPVCGCDGQTHPTRCVANSQGVSVAHDGPC; from the coding sequence ATGCGTTCGATCCGAGCTCTGGGTGTCTTCTTCGTGCTCGCGGGTGTGCTCGCGGCGTGTGGTGGTGGGAACGGCGGCGGGACGGAGGGCGCGTCCGGCGGCGATCAGCACGCGGGTGGCGATGCGTGCGAGGCGAGCGCGTGCGGGCCGCGCCCCCAGATGCCGAACAGCCCCTGCGCCGATGGCGTCACCGTCGCGGGCCCGGCGTGCGAGCGCGACGCGAACGGGCGCTGCGCGTGGGTGATCCGCGAGTGCCCGCCCACTGCGCCGACCGGCGGCGGAGCCGGAGGCGCGGCCCAGGGCGCGATGTGCGGCGGGATCGCCGGCGTCCAGTGCGCGTCCGGGCAGTTCTGCGACTTCGGGAGCCACTGCGGCGCGGGCGACCAGAGCGGCACGTGTCGCGCTCAGCCCGAGGTCTGCGCGGAGATCTACCAGCCGGTCTGCGGCTGTGACGGGCGCACCTACGGCAACGAGTGCGACGCGAACCGCGCGGGCGTGAGCGTCGCGTCGCAGGGCGAGTGCGCTGCGGCGGCGGGCGGCGGCGCAGCGGGCGGAGGTGGTGAGCGCGCGTGCGGCAGCCGCGGGCTCGCGCCGTGCGGAGCGGACGAGTTCTGCGACTGGCCGGCGTCGGCGCAGTGCGGCGCGACGGATGCGCCCGGCGTGTGCCGGCCGCGCCCCCAGATGTGCACGCGCGAGTTCAATCCGGTGTGCGGCTGCGACGGGCAGACCCATCCCACGCGCTGCGTGGCGAACTCGCAGGGCGTGTCGGTGGCCCACGACGGGCCCTGCTGA
- a CDS encoding FAD-dependent oxidoreductase codes for MSRGDRIGIVGAGIAGLTVARALRAAGRARVTVFEREPHVGGKCCTVRVGDREYELGAAIISPLYTNVRRLMRATRTPWAPVASIAYATPDGAIQSHLLPPGMERRFVSFGAESARCFAEMLRDRALWRPGFAHLAESLHLPFETWAERHGYTDLAAIVRPWFTGFGYGYLEEMPAAYVLKYMTVWGFPFAQLPGGGVRALCERIAREHDVRTDTEVRRIVRGDDGVMLETSAGRVELDWLVLACPLDEVLSVLDASDEERALFRRIRTIDFRVVAATVSGLAPHPFTFCVPNMHRSGAGEPVFWYRRWADRPVWTFYVIEDGDPSLDETSRRVERAVRRLGGRLHEIHHARAWRYFPHADRDAMDEGFHARLEALQGVRRTFYAGELLSFPTLETVTSYSSDLVARRLAEAERVTSHPR; via the coding sequence GTGTCGAGAGGAGACCGCATCGGGATCGTGGGCGCGGGGATCGCCGGGCTCACCGTCGCGCGCGCGCTGCGCGCGGCGGGTCGGGCCCGCGTCACCGTGTTCGAGCGCGAGCCGCACGTCGGCGGCAAGTGCTGCACGGTTCGTGTCGGTGATCGCGAGTACGAGCTCGGCGCCGCGATCATCTCGCCGCTCTACACGAACGTGCGGCGCCTGATGCGCGCGACGAGGACGCCCTGGGCGCCCGTCGCGTCCATCGCGTACGCGACGCCCGACGGCGCGATCCAGAGCCACCTCCTGCCGCCCGGGATGGAGCGGCGCTTCGTCTCGTTCGGCGCGGAGAGCGCGCGCTGCTTCGCGGAGATGCTGCGCGATCGTGCGCTCTGGCGGCCGGGCTTCGCGCACCTCGCCGAGAGCTTGCACCTGCCGTTCGAGACGTGGGCCGAGCGCCACGGCTACACCGATCTCGCGGCGATCGTGCGGCCGTGGTTCACGGGGTTCGGCTACGGCTATCTCGAGGAGATGCCGGCCGCGTACGTGCTCAAGTACATGACGGTCTGGGGCTTCCCGTTCGCGCAGCTCCCGGGCGGCGGCGTGCGGGCGCTCTGCGAGCGCATCGCGCGCGAGCACGACGTGCGCACCGACACCGAGGTCCGGCGTATCGTCCGCGGCGACGACGGCGTGATGCTCGAGACCTCGGCGGGGCGCGTCGAGCTCGACTGGCTGGTGCTCGCGTGCCCGCTCGACGAGGTGCTCTCCGTGCTCGACGCGAGCGACGAGGAGCGCGCGCTCTTCCGGCGCATCCGCACGATCGACTTCCGCGTCGTCGCGGCGACGGTGAGCGGGCTCGCGCCGCACCCGTTCACGTTCTGCGTGCCCAACATGCACCGCTCGGGCGCGGGCGAGCCGGTGTTCTGGTATCGACGCTGGGCCGACCGACCGGTGTGGACGTTCTACGTCATCGAGGACGGCGATCCGTCGCTCGACGAGACGTCGAGGCGGGTCGAGCGCGCCGTGCGGCGGCTCGGAGGACGGCTCCACGAGATCCACCACGCGCGTGCCTGGCGCTACTTCCCGCACGCCGATCGCGACGCGATGGACGAGGGGTTCCACGCGCGCCTCGAGGCGCTCCAGGGCGTGCGACGGACGTTCTATGCGGGCGAGCTGCTCTCGTTCCCGACGCTCGAGACGGTGACGAGCTACTCGTCGGATCTCGTGGCGCGCCGTCTCGCAGAAGCCGAGCGCGTCACGTCCCATCCGCGATGA